The following coding sequences lie in one Rutidosis leptorrhynchoides isolate AG116_Rl617_1_P2 chromosome 6, CSIRO_AGI_Rlap_v1, whole genome shotgun sequence genomic window:
- the LOC139856044 gene encoding GDSL esterase/lipase At4g10955-like: MGANQILTQAIDDVDANNNNENSVIHHPYAFHVSGPRKVSAPNWRDLINSSWKDGNYKRTVVACFIQAVYLLELDRQENRSQENALAPKWFLPFKYKLAKTLIDERDGSIYGAILEWDRSAALSDFILIRPSCAPRAVLALRGTLLKAPTYRRDIEDDLRFLAWESLKGSVRFNGALEALKSISDAYGSHNVAVAGHSLGAGFALQIGKTLAKQGLFVETHLFNPPSFSLAMSMKNVGEKAVVVWQKVKSMVSSNAVIAGEDGVGPSNNNIPLAFNKWVPHLYVNNSDYICCYYTDLAGVDGCDDGGVAAEKENVRPMTAGRGHVAAKLFVLSKGKQKFMEAHGLEQWWSDDLELELALQSSKLISKQLKSLYS, translated from the exons ATGGGGGCAAATCAGATACTCACACAAGCAATTGATGATGTTGATGCTAATAACAACAATGAGAACAGTGTGATTCATCATCCATACGCGTTTCATGTATCTGGACCGCGTAAAGTTTCCGCACCTAATTGGCGTGATCTTATCAATTCCAGTTG GAAAGATGGAAACTACAAACGGACAGTCGTTGCTTGTTTTATCCAAGCAGTTTACTTGCTAGAACTCGACCGGCAAGAAAATAGGTCTCAAGAAAACGCTCTAGCACCAAAATGGTTCTTACCCTTTAAATACAAACTTGCAAAAACCTTAATCGACGAAAGAGATGGATCCATATATGGTGCAATACTCGAATGGGATCGATCAGCAGCATTATCTGATTTCATTCTCATTAGACCAAGCTGTGCACCTCGTGCAGTCTTAGCGTTACGAGGCACACTTTTGAAAGCCCCGACTTATAGGCGTGACATAGAAGACGATCTAAGATTTCTAGCATGGGAAAGTTTAAAAGGTTCTGTTAGATTTAACGGTGCGTTAGAAGCTTTGAAGTCAATTTCAGATGCATACGGAAGCCATAATGTGGCTGTTGCTGGTCATTCGTTAGGGGCGGGATTTGCTCTGCAAATAGGGAAAACATTAGCAAAACAAGGACTTTTTGTTGAGACGCATTtattcaatccaccgtcgttttcACTTGCTATGAGTATGAAAAACGTTGGAGAAAAGGCCGTGGTTGTTTGGCAAAAAGTCAAGTCAATGGTGTCATCTAATGCTGTTATTGCAGGTGAAGATGGAGTTGgtcctagtaataataatatcccaCTAGCATTTAACAAATGGGTCCCTCATTTGTATGTGAACAACAGCGATTATATATGCTGTTATTATACTGATCTGGCTGGTGTTGATGGCTGTGATGATGGTGGTGTTGCGGCTGAGAAGGAGAATGTGAGGCCAATGACAGCTGGCAGGGGACATGTGGCGGCAAAACTTTTTGTGTTGTCGAAAGGAAAGCAAAAGTTCATGGAAGCACATGGATTGGAGCAATGGTGGTCAGATGATTTGGAGCTCGAATTGGCTTTGCAGAGTAGTAAGCTTATTAGCAAACAGTTGAAGTCGTTATATAGCTAG